The following coding sequences lie in one Sinorhizobium fredii USDA 257 genomic window:
- the oppB gene encoding oligopeptide ABC transporter permease OppB produces MISFVLRRLASAVPTLFIVVTISFFLMRFAPGGPFNLERPLPPQTMENLMRTYHLDQPLWRQYVTYLSNAVTGDFGPSYIYHDNNVAQLIGKGLPYSMELGFYALLLAVIGGVIAGTIAALRQNSLLDFAVMSVSTIGVTVPNFVVGPVLTLIFAIMLAWLPAGGWGDGSFRFLILPMIALALPQLAVFARLTRGSMIEALNTDHIRTAKAYGLPSRAVVVTHAMRGAMLPVVSYLAPCAAALLTGSAVVETIFTIPGVGRYFVLGAINRDYTLVMGTVILIAIFVIVFNLLVDILYGLLDPRVRHD; encoded by the coding sequence ATGATTTCCTTCGTCCTTCGCCGACTGGCGAGCGCGGTGCCGACGCTGTTCATCGTCGTAACCATCTCTTTCTTTCTGATGCGGTTTGCCCCTGGTGGGCCCTTCAATCTTGAGCGTCCTCTCCCTCCGCAGACGATGGAGAACCTGATGAGGACCTATCACCTCGATCAGCCGCTCTGGCGCCAATACGTTACGTATCTCAGCAATGCGGTGACGGGCGACTTCGGTCCGAGCTACATCTACCATGATAACAACGTCGCGCAGCTGATCGGCAAGGGCCTGCCCTATTCGATGGAGCTCGGCTTCTACGCCCTGCTGCTTGCGGTGATCGGCGGCGTCATCGCCGGCACGATCGCGGCGCTCCGGCAGAACAGCTTGCTCGACTTCGCCGTCATGTCTGTCTCGACGATCGGTGTAACCGTCCCGAACTTCGTCGTCGGCCCGGTACTGACCCTTATCTTCGCGATCATGCTCGCCTGGCTTCCGGCCGGCGGCTGGGGCGACGGATCGTTCCGCTTCCTGATCCTGCCGATGATCGCACTCGCGCTGCCGCAGCTTGCCGTCTTCGCCAGGCTGACGCGCGGCTCGATGATCGAGGCGCTGAACACCGACCACATCCGCACGGCAAAGGCCTATGGATTGCCGTCCCGCGCCGTCGTCGTCACCCATGCGATGCGCGGCGCCATGCTGCCGGTCGTTTCCTATCTGGCGCCTTGCGCGGCGGCTCTGCTCACCGGTTCGGCGGTCGTCGAGACGATTTTCACCATTCCAGGCGTCGGGCGCTATTTCGTTCTCGGGGCGATCAACCGCGACTACACGCTCGTCATGGGTACGGTGATCCTCATCGCCATCTTCGTCATCGTCTTCAATCTTCTGGTCGATATTCTCTACGGCCTGCTCGATCCGAGGGTTCGCCATGACTGA
- a CDS encoding ABC transporter permease gives MTDIVQVPVASPEMKGRSLFQLAALRFRRNRAAMAGCIMLALIALFSFVGPSFSPHTYDEVFPSYVSIGPSLEPRPDTSTLQEVMEGVATRARVTLKEFAVEGETFTATVTSEQPIDPRTTRYFDRANEFENTQVVATEDDGRTLRVEGQVDREYFPFGTDSNGRDLLVRVMLGGQISIAVGLLASLVSLGLGVVYGATSGYIGGRVDNAMMRFVEILYSLPFVFLVVVLVVFFGRSFILIFLVIGAVEWLDMARIVRGQTLALKRREFVGAAQALGLTDWQIIRRHIIPNTIGPVIVFVTVVVPKVILLESFLSFLGLGVQAPLTSWGALISEGANNIQSAPWLLIFPAIFFVVTLFSLNFVGDGLRDALDPKDR, from the coding sequence ATGACTGATATCGTCCAGGTACCGGTGGCCTCGCCGGAAATGAAGGGCCGAAGCCTCTTCCAACTCGCGGCGCTACGCTTCCGCCGCAACCGTGCCGCCATGGCGGGCTGCATCATGCTGGCGCTGATCGCGCTCTTCTCCTTTGTCGGACCCTCCTTCTCTCCGCACACCTACGACGAGGTCTTCCCGTCCTATGTGTCGATCGGCCCGAGCCTCGAGCCGCGGCCCGACACCTCGACGCTTCAGGAGGTGATGGAGGGCGTCGCGACCCGTGCCCGCGTAACGCTGAAGGAATTTGCCGTCGAGGGTGAAACCTTCACCGCTACGGTGACCTCCGAGCAGCCGATCGATCCGCGCACCACGCGCTATTTCGACAGGGCGAACGAATTTGAAAACACCCAGGTCGTGGCGACCGAGGATGACGGCCGTACGCTGAGGGTCGAGGGCCAGGTGGATCGTGAGTATTTCCCCTTCGGCACCGATTCCAACGGTCGCGACCTGCTGGTCCGCGTCATGCTCGGCGGGCAGATCTCGATCGCCGTCGGCCTGCTCGCCAGCCTCGTGTCGCTCGGCCTCGGGGTCGTCTACGGGGCAACGTCCGGCTATATCGGCGGGCGCGTCGACAACGCCATGATGCGCTTCGTCGAGATCCTCTATTCGCTGCCCTTCGTCTTCCTCGTCGTTGTGCTGGTCGTCTTCTTCGGGCGGAGCTTCATCCTGATCTTCCTGGTGATCGGCGCGGTCGAGTGGCTGGACATGGCCCGCATCGTCCGGGGCCAGACGCTCGCTCTTAAACGTCGCGAATTCGTGGGTGCGGCGCAGGCCCTTGGCCTCACGGACTGGCAGATCATCCGCCGGCACATCATTCCGAACACCATCGGCCCGGTGATCGTCTTCGTGACCGTCGTGGTGCCGAAGGTGATCCTGCTCGAAAGCTTCCTGTCTTTCCTCGGCCTTGGCGTGCAGGCACCTCTGACGAGTTGGGGGGCGCTCATCTCGGAGGGCGCAAACAATATCCAGTCGGCGCCGTGGTTGCTCATCTTCCCGGCCATCTTCTTCGTCGTCACGCTGTTTTCGCTGAACTTTGTCGGTGACGGCCTGCGCGATGCGCTCGATCCCAAGGACCGCTGA
- a CDS encoding ABC transporter ATP-binding protein, with translation MADIKDSILTVRGLKVDFSTPDGTVEAVKGINLDVHAGETLAVVGESGSGKSQTMMGIMGLLAKNGTVAGGALYRGQELIGLPPKALNDVRGSKITMIFQEPMTSLDPLYTIGRQIAEPIVHHRGGTFKQARKRVFELLELVGIPEPARRIDSYPHELSGGQRQRVMIAMALANEPDILIADEPTTALDVTIQAQILDLLKSLQQRFGMAIVLITHDLGIVKHFADRVAVMRRGEVVEQGRTTEIFEHPKADYTKMLLAAEPSGRKASPPGHAPIILEGRDVAVEYAIGRGLFGGSSSVFRAVDGVNLRLRQGQTIGIVGESGSGKSTLGRALLRLLPSNGYYRFGTIDISGFDRGTMRPLRRELQLVFQDPYGSLSPRLTVGEIITEGLYVHEPGLSRAERDRRAIAALKEVGLDPASRNRYPHEFSGGQRQRIAIARAMILKPKVVILDEPTSALDRSVQGQVIELLRDLQEKHGLSYIFISHDLSVVKAMSDYVIVMKNGRIVEEGETDAIFEAPREPYTKTLIGAAFNV, from the coding sequence ATGGCAGACATCAAGGATTCCATTCTCACCGTCCGCGGCCTCAAGGTGGACTTTTCGACGCCCGACGGCACGGTCGAGGCCGTCAAGGGCATCAATCTCGATGTGCATGCCGGCGAAACGCTTGCGGTAGTCGGCGAATCCGGCTCGGGCAAGAGCCAGACGATGATGGGGATCATGGGACTGCTCGCGAAGAACGGCACGGTTGCCGGCGGGGCGCTGTACCGCGGCCAGGAACTCATTGGCCTTCCACCGAAGGCGCTCAACGATGTGCGCGGGTCGAAGATCACGATGATCTTCCAGGAGCCGATGACTTCGCTCGATCCGCTGTACACGATTGGCCGGCAGATCGCCGAACCGATCGTCCATCACCGCGGCGGCACGTTCAAGCAGGCGCGCAAGCGCGTGTTCGAACTCCTGGAATTGGTCGGCATTCCCGAACCGGCGCGCCGCATCGACAGCTATCCGCATGAGCTCTCGGGCGGCCAGCGCCAGCGAGTGATGATCGCCATGGCGCTTGCCAACGAGCCGGACATCCTGATCGCCGACGAGCCGACGACGGCGCTCGACGTGACCATCCAGGCGCAAATCCTCGATCTGCTCAAATCGCTGCAGCAGCGGTTCGGCATGGCGATCGTGCTGATCACGCACGATCTCGGTATCGTCAAGCACTTCGCCGACCGCGTCGCCGTGATGCGCCGAGGCGAGGTCGTGGAGCAGGGGAGAACGACGGAGATTTTCGAGCACCCTAAGGCCGACTACACGAAGATGCTGCTCGCCGCCGAGCCGAGCGGCCGCAAGGCTTCGCCGCCGGGCCATGCGCCGATCATTCTCGAGGGCCGCGACGTGGCGGTCGAGTACGCCATCGGCAGGGGCCTCTTCGGCGGCTCGTCCTCCGTCTTCCGGGCGGTTGACGGCGTCAACCTGCGCCTGCGGCAGGGCCAGACCATCGGCATCGTCGGCGAGTCCGGTTCGGGGAAATCGACGCTCGGGCGGGCACTGTTGAGATTGCTGCCGAGCAACGGCTACTACCGTTTCGGTACGATCGACATTTCCGGCTTCGACCGCGGCACCATGCGGCCCTTGCGCCGCGAGCTCCAGCTCGTCTTTCAGGATCCCTACGGCTCGCTTTCGCCGCGCCTGACGGTGGGCGAGATCATCACCGAGGGCCTCTATGTCCACGAGCCGGGGCTGAGCCGTGCGGAGCGCGACCGGCGCGCCATTGCGGCCCTGAAGGAAGTCGGCCTCGATCCAGCCTCACGCAACCGCTATCCGCACGAATTCTCGGGCGGCCAACGCCAGCGCATCGCAATTGCCCGGGCGATGATCCTGAAGCCGAAGGTGGTGATTCTCGACGAGCCCACCTCCGCTCTCGACCGGTCGGTACAGGGCCAGGTGATCGAACTGCTCCGCGACCTGCAGGAGAAGCACGGCCTTTCCTACATCTTCATCAGCCACGATCTTTCTGTGGTGAAGGCGATGTCGGACTATGTGATCGTCATGAAGAACGGCCGCATCGTCGAAGAGGGGGAGACGGACGCGATTTTCGAAGCGCCGAGGGAGCCTTACACGAAGACGCTGATCGGCGCCGCCTTCAATGTCTGA
- the fcl gene encoding GDP-L-fucose synthase: MDYVYRLGAKRVFVAGHRGMVGSALVRRLEQENCEVVTAGRDVLDLRSQDAVHRWMQETRPDAVVLAAAKVGGILANDRNPADFLLDNLLIETNVIHGAFRCGAERLLFLGSSCIYPKLAPQPIVEDALLTSPLEPTNEWYAIAKIAGLKLCQAYRRQYGADYVSAMPCNLYGPGDNFDLEKSHVVPALMRRTHDAKIAGEPSLTIWGSGRPRREFLHVDDAADAIVHMLKTYSADSHLNVGSGEDVSILDLAMLIADVVGFTGEIQADPSKPDGTPRKLMDVGKLFATGWRPKHTLRAGLELTYAWFKAHSEIGDLRLRAV; encoded by the coding sequence ATGGACTACGTTTATCGGCTCGGAGCAAAACGGGTATTCGTTGCCGGCCACCGCGGCATGGTCGGCTCGGCCCTGGTGCGGCGATTGGAGCAGGAAAACTGCGAGGTGGTAACGGCCGGGCGCGACGTGCTCGACCTTAGAAGTCAGGACGCCGTGCATCGCTGGATGCAGGAAACCAGGCCGGACGCCGTGGTTCTCGCCGCCGCAAAGGTCGGCGGGATTCTGGCCAATGATCGGAATCCGGCCGATTTCCTGCTGGACAACTTGCTGATCGAAACGAATGTCATCCACGGCGCCTTCCGATGTGGCGCCGAGAGACTCCTGTTCCTGGGCTCATCGTGCATCTATCCGAAGCTGGCCCCACAGCCGATCGTGGAAGACGCTCTTCTCACAAGCCCCTTGGAACCGACCAACGAGTGGTACGCCATCGCCAAGATCGCTGGTCTGAAGCTGTGCCAAGCCTACCGGCGCCAGTATGGTGCCGATTATGTCTCGGCAATGCCGTGCAATCTATACGGTCCGGGAGACAACTTCGACCTGGAAAAAAGCCACGTGGTCCCGGCACTCATGCGCCGGACCCACGACGCGAAGATCGCAGGAGAACCCAGCCTGACGATCTGGGGGTCCGGCAGACCGAGACGCGAATTCCTCCATGTGGACGATGCCGCCGACGCCATTGTCCATATGCTCAAAACATATTCGGCGGATAGCCACCTCAACGTCGGCTCTGGCGAGGATGTCTCCATCCTGGACCTCGCAATGCTTATCGCCGACGTGGTTGGCTTTACGGGCGAGATTCAAGCGGACCCCTCCAAGCCGGATGGGACACCGCGCAAGCTGATGGACGTCGGCAAGCTGTTCGCAACCGGATGGCGACCCAAGCATACGCTTCGCGCAGGCCTGGAACTTACCTATGCCTGGTTCAAGGCGCACTCCGAAATTGGCGATCTGCGGCTAAGAGCCGTATAG
- the gmd gene encoding GDP-mannose 4,6-dehydratase has protein sequence MTDRIALITGVTGQDGAYLARLLLEKGYTVHGLKRRSSSFNTERIDDIYVDPHEPGARFFLHYADLTDATNLIRIIQETRPTEIYNLAAQSHVQVSFETPEYTGNADALGTLRLLEAIRILKMEEQVRFYQASTSELFGKVQEVPQTEKTPFYPRSPYAAAKLYAYWITINYREAYGIFASNGILFNHEGPTRGETFVTRKITRAVAGIERGFQSTLYLGNLDAKRDWGHARDYVDGMWRILQHAEPDDFVLATGETHSVREFVALAFRAVGRVIEWEGKGVDEVGRDRKTGEILVRIDPRHFRPTEVDLLMGNPAKARSKLGWTHRTTFSDLVAEMVIADLRRLERERWHIDSSV, from the coding sequence ATGACAGATCGCATTGCGCTCATAACTGGTGTAACCGGTCAGGACGGTGCCTATCTTGCCAGATTACTGTTGGAGAAAGGCTATACTGTCCACGGTCTGAAACGCAGATCCTCCTCCTTCAATACCGAACGGATCGACGACATTTACGTCGATCCGCACGAACCGGGTGCGCGCTTCTTTCTCCACTACGCCGACCTGACGGACGCGACCAATCTCATTCGAATCATTCAGGAGACGCGGCCTACAGAAATCTACAATCTTGCGGCCCAGAGCCATGTCCAGGTGAGTTTCGAGACGCCGGAGTATACCGGCAACGCCGATGCCCTCGGCACACTCAGACTGCTTGAAGCCATACGCATCCTGAAGATGGAAGAACAGGTGCGCTTTTATCAAGCGTCGACTTCCGAGCTGTTCGGCAAGGTCCAGGAGGTGCCCCAGACGGAGAAGACGCCGTTCTATCCGCGCTCTCCCTATGCGGCGGCCAAACTCTATGCCTATTGGATTACGATCAACTACAGGGAAGCGTACGGAATCTTCGCTTCCAATGGCATCCTGTTTAATCATGAAGGCCCTACGCGCGGCGAGACATTTGTGACCCGCAAGATCACACGTGCGGTTGCGGGTATCGAACGCGGTTTTCAAAGCACGCTCTATCTTGGCAATTTGGACGCCAAACGCGACTGGGGGCATGCTCGAGACTATGTAGATGGGATGTGGCGGATTCTTCAGCACGCTGAGCCTGATGATTTCGTCCTCGCCACGGGCGAAACCCATTCGGTGCGCGAGTTCGTGGCACTAGCCTTTCGGGCAGTCGGTCGCGTCATCGAATGGGAGGGCAAGGGGGTGGACGAGGTCGGCCGGGACCGCAAAACAGGAGAGATTCTCGTCAGAATCGACCCACGCCATTTTCGTCCTACGGAGGTCGATCTGCTGATGGGAAATCCGGCGAAGGCCCGCTCAAAGCTCGGCTGGACGCACAGAACAACGTTCAGCGATCTGGTCGCGGAAATGGTAATCGCCGATCTAAGACGTCTGGAGCGAGAGCGCTGGCACATCGACTCCAGCGTCTAG
- the tnpC gene encoding IS66 family transposase — translation MNRPGEPTVEELMARIAALQAENRQLTERVVKLEEELALARLHRFAPRSEKHVDRIFNEAEQVADEDDSDVVDLPDTGLPPVESATGKKRGRRPLPENLPRERVEYDLPDDQKACPCCSGRMHRMGEAVTEQLHIEVKAKVLQNVRFKYACRHCDRTGINTPIVIAPMPAQPLPGSIATASTLAFALVHKYVDGTPLYRLAQAFERAGVPVSRGALGHWVIGSSEKHLHRIYDALKLRLRSQTLIHGDETTVQVLKEKDREATSTSYMWAYRSGEDSDEPIVLLDYQPGRGQIHPQTFLGDYRGIVMSDGYSAWRTLEGATHLGCMAHSRRRFVEALKTRKKGGGPPERALRFFEQLYRVERQARNEIPDDGETRDHCIRRFRQQHSVPILHALKAWLDDIAPKVLPDSKLGDAVSYTLNQWGYLTRYTEDGRMPIDNNLLERDIRIFATGRKIWLFSDTVDGARASAVIYSLMLTCRACGVEPLAWLRHVLTELPQRAVDTDIDDLLPFNPQPTSA, via the coding sequence ATGAATCGACCCGGCGAACCGACTGTTGAAGAGTTGATGGCGCGTATTGCTGCGCTGCAGGCGGAGAACCGTCAGCTCACAGAGCGAGTCGTCAAACTTGAGGAAGAGCTGGCGCTTGCGCGGCTGCATCGTTTTGCGCCGCGCAGCGAAAAGCACGTTGATCGCATCTTCAATGAAGCCGAACAGGTTGCTGATGAGGATGATAGCGATGTCGTCGACCTGCCGGACACAGGGTTGCCACCAGTCGAAAGCGCGACGGGAAAGAAACGCGGACGCAGGCCGCTGCCGGAAAACCTGCCGCGCGAGCGCGTCGAGTATGACCTTCCCGACGATCAGAAGGCCTGTCCTTGCTGTAGTGGCCGGATGCATCGCATGGGCGAGGCCGTTACCGAGCAACTTCATATCGAGGTGAAGGCGAAGGTTTTGCAGAATGTGCGGTTCAAGTATGCATGCCGTCACTGTGACCGGACCGGCATCAACACGCCGATTGTCATCGCGCCGATGCCCGCACAGCCCTTGCCGGGCAGCATCGCCACGGCCTCGACACTGGCCTTCGCGCTCGTTCACAAATACGTCGACGGCACACCGCTCTACCGTCTGGCGCAGGCCTTTGAGCGCGCCGGGGTTCCTGTCAGCCGAGGCGCTCTGGGTCATTGGGTGATCGGTTCGAGCGAAAAACATCTGCATCGCATCTATGACGCGCTGAAACTGCGGCTCAGATCGCAAACCCTCATCCATGGCGACGAGACGACGGTTCAGGTGCTGAAGGAAAAGGACAGGGAAGCCACCAGCACATCGTACATGTGGGCTTATCGAAGCGGCGAGGACAGCGACGAACCGATCGTGCTGCTCGATTATCAACCGGGTCGCGGCCAGATACACCCGCAGACCTTCCTTGGCGATTACCGCGGCATAGTGATGAGTGATGGCTATTCCGCTTGGCGCACGCTGGAAGGGGCAACGCATCTTGGATGCATGGCCCATTCGAGGCGGCGCTTTGTCGAGGCCCTGAAGACGAGAAAGAAAGGTGGCGGGCCGCCGGAGCGGGCGCTCCGGTTCTTCGAACAGCTCTATCGGGTTGAAAGACAGGCGCGGAACGAAATCCCCGATGACGGCGAAACGCGAGATCACTGCATTCGCCGCTTCCGCCAGCAACATAGTGTCCCCATTCTCCATGCTCTCAAGGCATGGCTCGACGACATCGCCCCGAAAGTCTTGCCGGACAGCAAGCTCGGCGACGCCGTCTCCTACACCCTGAACCAATGGGGATATCTGACTCGTTACACCGAGGACGGCAGAATGCCGATCGACAACAATCTCCTGGAACGTGACATCAGAATCTTTGCCACCGGCAGAAAGATCTGGCTGTTCAGCGACACCGTCGACGGAGCCAGGGCCAGCGCCGTCATCTACAGCCTGATGTTGACCTGCCGTGCCTGTGGCGTCGAGCCGCTCGCATGGTTGCGCCACGTCCTCACCGAACTGCCTCAACGCGCTGTCGATACTGATATCGACGACCTGCTGCCCTTCAACCCCCAACCCACATCAGCCTGA
- the tnpB gene encoding IS66 family insertion sequence element accessory protein TnpB (TnpB, as the term is used for proteins encoded by IS66 family insertion elements, is considered an accessory protein, since TnpC, encoded by a neighboring gene, is a DDE family transposase.), producing MFRLGADLKVYLHREPIDFRAGINSLAVLVQETMALDPFAPAVFAFCNRRRDRMKLLFFDRSGFVLVLKRLTEDKFRWPRREAAVVTLTTEQLHWILDGIDIDAMVRHPVRQYQVAG from the coding sequence ATGTTCAGACTGGGCGCTGACCTGAAAGTCTACCTGCACCGCGAGCCGATCGACTTTCGGGCCGGCATCAACAGCCTTGCGGTTCTGGTCCAAGAGACGATGGCGCTCGATCCGTTTGCTCCGGCGGTTTTTGCGTTCTGCAATCGCCGTCGCGACCGGATGAAGCTCCTGTTCTTCGATCGGTCGGGCTTTGTGCTGGTCCTGAAGCGGCTGACCGAGGACAAGTTCCGGTGGCCGCGCCGCGAGGCAGCGGTGGTCACGCTTACGACCGAGCAATTGCACTGGATCCTCGACGGCATCGATATCGATGCGATGGTCCGCCATCCGGTGCGGCAATATCAGGTTGCTGGTTGA
- the tnpA gene encoding IS66-like element accessory protein TnpA has protein sequence MEEDDQKLQVRLVGRNGRRRYDPVSKDRLVSACLEPGASVSRLALEHGVNANLLWKWIKKRKETHPPPPSSSPAFIPVQIESTSDRALLRQSSMAAVDLPGTCDGVRGSASKRAAPFSSPGKVSASLPNGVKLTLECGDVDALTAIIGALGHVQTGR, from the coding sequence ATGGAAGAAGATGATCAGAAACTGCAGGTAAGGCTTGTTGGTCGGAACGGGCGACGCCGATACGACCCGGTATCGAAAGACCGTCTTGTCTCGGCCTGCCTTGAGCCAGGCGCGTCGGTATCGAGACTTGCGCTCGAACATGGGGTCAACGCGAACCTTCTGTGGAAGTGGATAAAGAAGCGCAAGGAGACCCATCCTCCCCCGCCGTCCTCATCACCGGCGTTTATCCCGGTTCAGATTGAAAGCACTTCCGATCGGGCCTTGCTGCGACAGAGCAGCATGGCTGCGGTGGATTTGCCGGGGACTTGCGATGGAGTGCGTGGGTCGGCATCGAAAAGGGCTGCGCCTTTTTCCTCTCCAGGCAAGGTGAGCGCGTCACTGCCGAACGGCGTGAAGTTGACGCTGGAATGCGGTGATGTGGATGCATTGACGGCGATCATCGGAGCACTGGGTCATGTTCAGACTGGGCGCTGA